In a genomic window of Occallatibacter riparius:
- a CDS encoding nitrite/sulfite reductase, with protein sequence MSTAVPVKETKAQRSERLKKQLNPWEAFDEVRQFARDGRASVLPEWAGFYFKWWGVYTQGDGVGATGGKGGEGLASEYFMLRIGIPNGILTSHQLRTIGGLTRKYARNLADITTRQNIQLHWLTIESLPEVVDTLASIGLSPKGACGDVVRNVTGCPLAGLAHDELIDASPVAQEIAHLLTANPDFVNLPRKFKISATGCPDWCNYPEINDVALTAVEREGEVGYSLWVGGGLSKEPHLAVKLDAFILPHQAVPVVKAVAEIFKDQQGLRENRDRARLKYLFLKEGWTAERFLDELQNRLDFTLQPGAEDRVPAGTLRDHAGVHPQKQAGLSYVGASVLRGRLTGEQLEAAADLADRFGSGNLRATISQNLIFADIPNKNTAELVQELGKIGLHVDGTPFWRGAIACTGTEFCKLAISETKAFTRWVVEEMEERLPQFDQELRLHVTGCPNSCGQHWIADIGMEGKKIKYEGQMIDAFYFCVGGGVGQDAGIARPVGYRCPAPLVPESIERLLRQYLGSRDGDTENLRAWFRRHSNDELRAYLAGEPLPAVERDLPTGAVPHSVAE encoded by the coding sequence ATGAGCACCGCAGTCCCCGTGAAAGAGACAAAAGCCCAACGTTCCGAACGCCTGAAGAAGCAGCTGAACCCGTGGGAAGCCTTCGACGAAGTGCGCCAGTTTGCGCGCGACGGACGCGCCAGCGTCCTGCCCGAGTGGGCCGGGTTCTACTTCAAATGGTGGGGCGTTTACACCCAGGGCGACGGCGTGGGCGCCACCGGCGGCAAGGGCGGCGAGGGCCTGGCCAGCGAGTACTTCATGCTCCGCATCGGCATCCCCAACGGCATCCTGACCTCGCACCAGCTCCGCACCATCGGCGGCCTCACCCGCAAATACGCCCGCAACCTGGCCGACATCACCACCCGCCAGAACATCCAGCTCCACTGGCTGACGATCGAGTCGCTTCCCGAAGTAGTGGACACGCTGGCCTCCATCGGCCTCTCGCCCAAGGGAGCCTGCGGCGATGTTGTCCGCAATGTAACCGGCTGTCCTCTCGCCGGCCTGGCCCACGACGAGCTGATCGACGCCTCCCCTGTCGCACAGGAGATCGCCCACCTGCTCACGGCCAATCCCGACTTCGTCAACCTTCCGCGCAAATTCAAGATCTCCGCAACCGGCTGCCCTGACTGGTGCAACTATCCGGAGATCAATGACGTAGCCCTCACAGCCGTAGAGCGCGAGGGCGAAGTCGGCTACTCGCTTTGGGTGGGCGGCGGCCTATCCAAGGAACCCCACCTCGCCGTGAAGCTCGACGCATTCATCCTGCCGCACCAGGCTGTCCCCGTGGTCAAAGCGGTCGCCGAGATCTTCAAGGACCAGCAAGGGCTGCGCGAGAACCGCGACCGCGCCCGCCTCAAGTACCTGTTCCTGAAGGAAGGCTGGACCGCCGAAAGGTTCCTCGACGAACTCCAGAACCGCCTCGACTTCACCCTTCAGCCAGGCGCCGAGGACAGGGTTCCCGCCGGCACCCTGCGCGATCACGCCGGCGTTCATCCGCAAAAGCAAGCCGGCCTCTCCTATGTCGGCGCAAGCGTTCTCCGCGGCCGTTTGACGGGCGAACAGCTTGAGGCCGCCGCCGACCTCGCCGACCGTTTTGGCAGCGGCAACCTGCGTGCGACGATCTCGCAGAACCTGATCTTCGCTGATATTCCGAACAAAAACACCGCCGAACTCGTGCAGGAACTCGGCAAGATCGGCCTGCATGTCGACGGAACGCCGTTCTGGCGCGGCGCCATCGCCTGCACGGGCACGGAGTTCTGCAAGCTCGCAATCTCAGAAACCAAGGCGTTTACCCGCTGGGTAGTGGAAGAAATGGAAGAGCGACTACCCCAGTTCGACCAGGAACTGCGCCTGCACGTGACCGGCTGCCCCAACAGTTGCGGGCAGCACTGGATCGCCGACATCGGCATGGAAGGCAAGAAGATCAAGTACGAAGGCCAGATGATCGACGCCTTCTACTTCTGCGTCGGCGGCGGAGTGGGCCAGGACGCCGGCATTGCGCGGCCGGTCGGCTATCGCTGCCCCGCACCGCTGGTGCCTGAATCCATTGAACGCCTGCTGCGCCAGTACCTGGGAAGCCGAGATGGCGACACGGAGAATCTGCGTGCCTGGTTCCGCCGCCACTCCAATGACGAGTTGCGTGCCTACTTGGCCGGCGAGCCGCTTCCGGCAGTCGAGCGCGATCTGCCCACCGGCGCCGTACCGCACTCCGTCGCTGAATAA
- the cysG gene encoding siroheme synthase CysG: MSLLPIFLKLEGRPVLVVGAGAVALDKIGSLLKVGARLRVVAPEARAEVRALASDSVIEWVQRGFEPADLDGHELVIAATDQADVNAAVYRNAGERGIFCNSVDDIPNCDFFFGSVVARGELQIAISTAGESPSLAQRLRREIDAQLPQDLGPWLEQIGELRREILATHPRTEERRLLLHELAHRPLCDSPTCSTRLMAKPAKAPSDQAAQVYLVGAGPGDPDLLTVRAVRLVQSAEVVLHDDLVPQAILDLAPNAEIVNVGKRCGVKRITQEEINALMIDYARGGRVVVRLKSGDPLIFGRAAEEMDALRDARIRFEVVPGITSALAAAASIPASLTDRHAASNVIFSTGHHAQSHNDAALPSIEDATRVVYMPGRDLTLLAEEWLTEGLPADFPCVLVSRAAQPDQQVWHTTLWHLGSAPAMQAPSLLLAGWAVGKLPASALKGTIEDALPA; this comes from the coding sequence ATGAGCCTGTTGCCGATCTTCCTGAAACTCGAAGGGCGCCCCGTTCTCGTGGTCGGCGCGGGCGCTGTCGCGCTGGACAAGATCGGCAGCCTGCTCAAAGTGGGCGCAAGGCTGCGGGTCGTCGCGCCTGAGGCTCGTGCAGAGGTTCGCGCCCTGGCGAGTGACAGCGTAATCGAGTGGGTGCAGCGCGGGTTCGAGCCCGCCGATCTCGATGGCCACGAGCTCGTGATCGCAGCCACGGATCAGGCCGATGTAAACGCGGCCGTCTATCGCAATGCCGGTGAGCGCGGCATCTTCTGCAATAGCGTTGACGACATTCCCAACTGCGATTTCTTCTTCGGGTCAGTGGTCGCGCGCGGCGAATTGCAGATTGCCATCTCGACCGCCGGCGAAAGTCCCTCTCTGGCGCAGCGTCTGCGACGCGAAATTGATGCGCAACTGCCGCAGGACCTCGGCCCGTGGCTCGAACAGATCGGCGAACTGCGGCGCGAGATCCTTGCCACACATCCTCGAACTGAGGAACGGCGCCTGCTTCTGCACGAACTGGCGCACCGCCCGCTGTGCGATTCGCCTACATGCTCAACGCGACTCATGGCAAAGCCGGCCAAGGCGCCTTCTGATCAGGCTGCCCAGGTCTACCTTGTAGGTGCCGGGCCGGGCGATCCCGATCTGTTGACGGTGAGAGCCGTGCGCCTGGTCCAGTCGGCCGAGGTCGTGCTGCACGATGACCTCGTTCCTCAAGCCATTCTGGATCTCGCGCCTAACGCTGAAATAGTCAACGTGGGCAAGCGCTGCGGGGTCAAGCGCATCACTCAAGAGGAGATCAACGCGCTAATGATCGATTACGCGCGTGGCGGCCGCGTGGTGGTTCGCCTTAAGAGCGGCGACCCACTGATCTTTGGCCGTGCGGCGGAAGAGATGGACGCTCTGCGCGATGCACGTATCCGTTTCGAAGTAGTCCCGGGCATCACGTCGGCGCTCGCAGCCGCGGCGTCGATTCCTGCTTCGCTCACCGATCGTCATGCAGCGTCCAACGTGATCTTCTCGACCGGCCATCATGCGCAATCGCACAACGATGCCGCTCTGCCTTCCATCGAAGACGCAACCCGCGTGGTCTACATGCCCGGACGCGACCTGACTCTGCTTGCAGAGGAGTGGCTCACGGAGGGCCTTCCGGCCGATTTTCCCTGCGTGCTGGTTTCCCGGGCCGCTCAGCCTGATCAGCAGGTCTGGCACACGACCTTGTGGCATCTTGGCAGCGCACCGGCGATGCAGGCGCCGAGCCTGTTGCTCGCAGGATGGGCAGTGGGCAAGCTTCCGGCATCCGCGCTCAAAGGCACGATTGAAGACGCGCTGCCGGCCTGA
- the mtnP gene encoding S-methyl-5'-thioadenosine phosphorylase, with the protein MAQAEIGIIGGSGLYSMPGFTNIHEERVETPFGDPSDAFVLGELEDRKVAFLARHGRGHRILPSELNFRANIYAFKKLGVERIISVSAVGSLKEEHKPTDFVIPDQFIDRTFHRISTFFGEGIVGHVAFGDPVCATVANAANEACAKAGVVGKLGGTYVCMEGPQFSTKAESNLYRSWGADVIGMTNLQEAKLAREAEICYATVAMVTDYDCWREGHDAVTIEEIVAVLHKNAANACEVVKQAVAAMPAERTCACASAAKYAVLTQPDAIPAAAKERLGLLFGKYLGW; encoded by the coding sequence TTGGCTCAGGCGGAGATCGGCATCATCGGCGGCAGCGGGCTCTATTCCATGCCCGGATTCACTAACATCCATGAGGAGCGCGTGGAAACGCCTTTCGGCGACCCGTCCGACGCGTTCGTTCTCGGCGAGCTCGAGGACCGCAAGGTTGCCTTCCTCGCCCGTCATGGCCGCGGGCATCGCATCCTGCCGTCGGAGCTCAACTTCCGCGCCAACATCTACGCCTTCAAGAAGCTTGGCGTAGAGCGCATCATCTCGGTTTCGGCCGTGGGCTCGCTGAAGGAAGAGCACAAGCCCACCGACTTCGTGATTCCCGATCAGTTCATCGACCGTACGTTCCATCGCATCTCCACGTTCTTCGGCGAAGGCATCGTTGGGCACGTTGCATTCGGCGATCCCGTCTGCGCAACGGTTGCGAACGCGGCGAACGAAGCATGTGCCAAGGCCGGCGTGGTGGGCAAACTCGGCGGCACCTACGTCTGCATGGAAGGCCCGCAGTTCTCGACGAAGGCGGAATCAAACCTCTACCGCAGTTGGGGCGCCGACGTGATCGGCATGACCAACCTGCAGGAGGCCAAGCTCGCGCGCGAGGCGGAGATCTGCTACGCGACCGTCGCGATGGTCACCGACTATGACTGCTGGCGCGAAGGACACGACGCGGTGACGATCGAGGAGATCGTCGCCGTGCTGCACAAGAACGCCGCCAATGCATGCGAAGTGGTAAAGCAGGCCGTGGCCGCAATGCCTGCGGAGCGCACGTGCGCGTGTGCCTCTGCGGCAAAATACGCAGTGCTAACGCAGCCCGACGCCATTCCCGCCGCAGCGAAGGAACGCCTCGGCCTGCTCTTCGGCAAATATCTCGGCTGGTAG